The Colias croceus chromosome 21, ilColCroc2.1 genome window below encodes:
- the LOC123701306 gene encoding uncharacterized protein LOC123701306: MPKVIKSAGRDIILKVKRACEEERDKNGPTVPFSKVRARVAYLTGVSERTVTQITQEGNVAAASSSKIVTPGKSRNRKKKIAELDDFDKCAIRHKIQSFYVVKKEIPTINKLWLELKADIDFFGRTSLRTILKTMGYKYKKCQSKRKVLIERSDIAAWRAKYILRLRKNRQEETRPVIYLDETYIHASYHLEKCWQSEKEPGVLASDSVGERWIIAHAGGKTGFVDNGLLIFKSKTKSSDYHDDMNSINFMRWMKEKIVPNLPPNNIVVMDNASYHCTQINKAPSMGNRKAELQEWLTNNNIEVDDCWTKAQLYELIKRHKGDPKYEVDKMLNENGHEVLRLPPYHCDLNPIEKIWAIVKRHIAEKNVNQAPSEIAPITEEAFSTITTEEWVNVCLHVEKIEDQYYDSDRLLDIEMDKFIINVTGDTSDSSDEDSDMDSDEDCPMEGINPLQDHSYTKFSSTRF; the protein is encoded by the exons ATGCCGAAAGTGATTAAAAGTGCTGGTAGAGATATTATCTTGAAGGTCAAACGTGCTTGTGAAGAAGAACGCGATAAGAACGGGCCTACAGTACCGTTTTCCAAGGTTAGAGCTCGCGTTGCTTATTTGACAG gCGTTTCGGAACGTACCGTCACCCAAATAACACAAGAGGGTAATGTAGCAGCAGCTTCATCTTCAAAGATTGTGACCCCCGGAAAAAGTAGGAACCGGAAGAAAAAAATTGCTGAACTagacgattttgataagtgcGCTATAAGGCATAAAATTCAATCGTTTTACGTCGTGAAGAAGGAGATTCCTACCATTAATAAACTTTGGTTGGAATTGAAAGcagatattgatttttttggcAGAACATCATTGAGGACTATTTTAAAGACTATGGgctataaatacaaaaaatgccAGTCTAAACGAAAGGTTTTAATAGAACGCAGTGATATTGCAGCTTGGAgagcaaaatatattttgaggCTACGCAAGAATCGTCAGGAAGAAACTCGACCTGTCATTTATCTTGATGAAACGTACATCCATGCTTCATACCACCTCGAAAAATGTTGGCAATCGGAGAAAGAGCCTGGTGTTCTTGCTTCTGATAGCGTTGGCGAAAGATGGATTATAGCTCATGCTGGTGGAAAAACTGGGTTTGTTGACAACGGACTGCTAATATTTAAATCCAAAACAAAATCGAGTGATTATCATGACGATATGAATTCAATAAACTTCATGCGATGGATGAAAGAAAAAATTGTGCCAAATCTACCACCGAATAACATTGTAGTGATGGATAATGCGTCTTACCACTGCACACAGATTAACAAGGCCCCTTCAATGGGTAATAGAAAAGCAGAGCTCCAAGAGTGGCttacgaataataatattgaagtcGATGATTGTTGGACAAAAGCACAATTGTATGAACTAATTAAAAGGCACAAAGGTGATCCAAAGTATGAAGttgataaaatgttaaatgaaaatgGACATGAGGTTCTTCGATTACCACCATACCACTGTGATTTAAATCCGATTGAGAAGATTTGGGCAATCGTAAAGAGGCACATTGCAGAAAAAAATGTGAATCAAGCGCCTAGCGAAATAGCGCCGATTACTGAGGAGGCATTCAGCACAATAACCACAGAAGAATGGGTTAATGTGTGTCTACATGTCGAAAAAATAGAAGACCAATATTATGATTCCGACAGGCTACTCGATATAGAAATggacaaatttattattaatgttactGGTGACACTTCCGACTCTTCTGATGAAGATTCGGATATGGACTCTGACGAAGATTGTCCAATGGAAGGTATAAATCCACTGCAGGACCATTCCTATACCAAATTTAGCAGTACaagattttga